In the Devosia sp. SL43 genome, one interval contains:
- a CDS encoding fumarylacetoacetate hydrolase family protein, with product MKLATLPDGTLDGRLHLVSRDLTRAAPAQAAQTMQTALENWTGLESALTAEYAALNQRGGTPFYPSSAMAPLPRAWQWLDGSAFESHGDLMDTVFGLAKKEKTGRPLMYQGLSNLFYGPADDVRMPSEADGIDFEGEYGVITDAVPFGADTATAGAHIRLIVQINDWSLRKLAPIEMKTGFGWVQAKPACSMAPVAVTPDELGESWRDARVDLPLLVDWNEKRFGAANGYEMAFGFDQLVAHAAYSRALVAGTVLGSGTVSNKTYREVGSSCIAERRGIEMIDQGEAKTPFMSFGDRVRMDVTGKDGQSVFGAIDQKIVKA from the coding sequence ATGAAGCTCGCGACCCTACCAGATGGCACCTTGGACGGCCGTCTTCATCTGGTCAGTCGAGACCTGACCCGCGCCGCGCCGGCCCAGGCCGCCCAGACGATGCAGACTGCGCTCGAGAACTGGACCGGACTCGAAAGCGCCCTGACCGCTGAATATGCTGCCCTCAATCAGCGGGGCGGGACCCCATTTTATCCCTCCAGCGCGATGGCCCCTTTGCCGCGCGCCTGGCAGTGGCTCGATGGGTCCGCTTTCGAAAGCCACGGCGACCTGATGGACACCGTATTTGGCTTGGCCAAGAAGGAAAAAACTGGCCGGCCCTTGATGTATCAGGGCCTCTCAAACCTGTTCTATGGCCCCGCCGACGACGTGCGCATGCCCTCGGAAGCCGACGGAATTGATTTCGAAGGCGAGTATGGCGTCATCACCGATGCAGTCCCCTTTGGCGCTGACACGGCGACCGCGGGCGCTCACATCCGGCTGATCGTGCAGATCAACGACTGGTCGCTGCGCAAGCTGGCGCCCATCGAAATGAAGACCGGCTTTGGCTGGGTGCAGGCCAAGCCGGCCTGTTCGATGGCACCCGTGGCGGTGACGCCAGATGAGCTGGGAGAGAGCTGGCGCGATGCGCGTGTCGATCTGCCCCTGCTGGTCGATTGGAACGAGAAGCGCTTTGGCGCGGCCAACGGCTACGAAATGGCGTTCGGCTTTGATCAGCTGGTCGCGCACGCTGCCTATTCGCGCGCCCTCGTCGCCGGCACAGTGCTGGGCTCGGGCACTGTCTCCAACAAGACCTATCGCGAAGTGGGCTCGTCCTGCATTGCTGAGCGTCGCGGCATCGAGATGATCGACCAGGGCGAAGCCAAGACGCCGTTCATGTCGTTCGGTGACCGTGTGCGAATGGACGTCACCGGCAAGGACGGTCAGTCGGTCTTTGGTGCGATCGACCAGAAGATCGTCAAGGCCTGA
- the hisD gene encoding histidinol dehydrogenase, with protein sequence MAKILKEGVDPGVVKAADDKVRGIVEATLADIEKRGDAAVRDLSVKFDNWDRDDYRLTQDEINACLAEMSPQDIKDIEFAQAQVRNFAQLQRDSLRDIEVETMPGVILGHKNIPIQNAGCYVPGGKYPMLASAHMSVLTAKVAGVPRVITCAPPYQGRPAAAIVAAQHMAGADAIYALGGIQAIGAMALGTQTIDPIDILVGPGNAFVAEAKRQLYGRVGIDLFAGPTETMVIADETVDAELCATDILGQAEHGPDSPAVLLTTSERLARETMGEIERLLKILPTAGYAAKAWETYGRVIVADDHDEMLSIANEIASEHVQIMTDRDDWYLENMVNYGALFLGPRTNVAFGDKAIGTNHTLPTKRAGRYTGGLWVGKFIKTHTYQRVTTDEASALVGRYCSRLCMLEGFQGHAEQANIRVRRYGRQNVPYAEGASPLAGIDKAAS encoded by the coding sequence ATGGCAAAAATTCTGAAAGAGGGCGTCGATCCGGGGGTCGTCAAAGCGGCCGACGACAAGGTTCGCGGCATCGTCGAGGCAACTCTCGCCGACATCGAAAAGCGTGGTGACGCCGCCGTGCGCGACCTCTCGGTAAAGTTCGACAACTGGGACCGCGACGACTACCGGCTGACCCAGGACGAGATCAACGCCTGCCTGGCCGAGATGAGCCCACAGGACATCAAGGACATCGAATTTGCCCAGGCGCAGGTCCGCAACTTTGCCCAGTTGCAGCGCGACTCCCTGCGGGACATTGAAGTCGAGACGATGCCGGGCGTGATTCTAGGGCACAAGAACATCCCGATCCAGAATGCCGGCTGCTATGTGCCCGGCGGCAAATATCCCATGCTGGCCTCGGCCCATATGTCGGTGCTTACCGCCAAGGTGGCGGGCGTGCCCCGCGTGATCACCTGCGCACCGCCCTATCAGGGCAGGCCCGCCGCGGCGATCGTGGCGGCCCAGCACATGGCCGGGGCCGACGCGATCTACGCATTGGGTGGGATTCAGGCGATTGGCGCGATGGCGCTGGGTACCCAGACGATCGATCCGATCGATATTCTGGTGGGGCCGGGCAATGCCTTTGTGGCCGAAGCCAAGCGACAGCTCTATGGGCGGGTCGGGATCGACCTGTTCGCCGGGCCGACCGAGACCATGGTGATTGCCGACGAGACGGTGGATGCGGAACTCTGTGCGACCGATATTCTGGGGCAGGCCGAGCACGGGCCGGACAGTCCCGCCGTCCTGCTGACCACATCGGAGAGATTGGCGCGCGAGACGATGGGCGAGATCGAGCGCCTGCTCAAGATCCTGCCGACGGCCGGCTATGCCGCCAAGGCGTGGGAGACCTACGGTCGGGTGATCGTGGCCGATGACCATGACGAGATGCTCAGCATCGCCAATGAGATCGCTTCCGAGCATGTCCAGATCATGACTGACCGCGACGACTGGTATCTGGAGAACATGGTCAACTACGGCGCATTGTTCCTCGGGCCGCGCACCAATGTGGCCTTTGGCGACAAGGCCATTGGCACCAACCACACCCTGCCGACCAAGCGGGCAGGCCGCTATACCGGCGGGCTCTGGGTGGGCAAGTTTATAAAGACCCACACCTATCAGCGCGTCACAACGGATGAGGCGTCGGCCCTTGTCGGACGCTATTGCTCGCGGCTGTGCATGCTGGAGGGGTTCCAGGGCCATGCCGAGCAGGCCAATATTCGCGTTCGCCGGTATGGACGACAGAACGTACCTTATGCCGAGGGGGCTTCCCCGCTCGCCGGGATCGACAAGGCGGCATCATGA
- a CDS encoding FAD-dependent monooxygenase, whose translation MAGNLNKHLNRLLIVGGGVGGPAVAIRMAEHGVKVDLVDSERNWGAAGTGVTLSPLTARALCDLGLARALMERGHMHDSVTLCDPVGNVLKVITSPRLHAPDVPAEGGIMRPVLHEIMATRMRELGVSVRTGTSIAGLEQDAAGVDVVFTDGTAGRYDMVVGADGLFSSMRRMIMPDATAPSYTGQVCWRAQLNKPRHWDGGRMFFGPVKVGFTPCGRDQMYMYLLENAATKPWYEDKDLLPRLRTLLAPFGGELGDIRDGLDESVPILARPLESVLVDGPWFVGRVLLVGDAVHATTPHLASGAGMAVEDAIVLVEELDKAATLRDGLEAFMARRLPRSKAVVGNSLKIGRMEQSGAPQPEIAALMGASLQMITEPY comes from the coding sequence GTGGCGGGTAATCTCAACAAGCATCTCAATCGCCTTCTCATCGTCGGCGGTGGCGTGGGCGGCCCGGCGGTAGCCATCCGCATGGCCGAACACGGCGTCAAGGTGGATCTGGTGGATTCCGAGCGGAACTGGGGCGCTGCGGGAACCGGGGTGACGCTGTCTCCCCTGACGGCCCGTGCGCTCTGCGATCTGGGCCTTGCCAGGGCGCTGATGGAGCGGGGTCATATGCATGACTCGGTAACGCTGTGCGACCCGGTGGGCAATGTCCTCAAGGTGATCACATCGCCTCGCCTCCATGCGCCTGACGTGCCGGCCGAAGGCGGCATCATGCGACCTGTCCTGCACGAGATAATGGCGACGCGCATGCGTGAATTGGGCGTTTCGGTCCGCACCGGCACCTCGATTGCCGGACTGGAACAGGACGCGGCCGGCGTGGACGTTGTCTTCACCGACGGCACGGCGGGACGCTATGACATGGTCGTGGGGGCGGACGGGCTGTTTTCGAGCATGCGCCGCATGATCATGCCGGATGCAACGGCACCGTCCTATACCGGGCAGGTCTGCTGGCGCGCGCAACTGAACAAGCCCAGGCATTGGGATGGCGGACGGATGTTCTTTGGTCCGGTCAAGGTCGGGTTCACGCCCTGTGGCCGGGACCAGATGTATATGTATCTGCTCGAGAATGCCGCCACCAAGCCATGGTACGAGGACAAGGATTTGTTGCCTCGACTGCGGACGCTGCTGGCGCCATTCGGTGGTGAACTGGGTGACATTCGCGATGGGCTGGACGAGAGCGTGCCCATCCTGGCGCGACCGCTGGAATCGGTGCTGGTGGACGGGCCATGGTTTGTGGGCCGGGTATTGCTTGTTGGTGATGCCGTCCACGCAACCACACCGCACCTGGCATCGGGCGCCGGCATGGCCGTTGAGGATGCCATCGTGCTGGTCGAAGAGCTGGACAAGGCCGCGACCCTGCGTGACGGGCTCGAAGCCTTCATGGCGCGCCGCCTGCCGCGCAGCAAGGCGGTTGTCGGCAATTCGCTCAAGATCGGCAGGATGGAGCAGAGCGGGGCTCCCCAGCCGGAGATCGCAGCGCTGATGGGCGCGTCGCTGCAGATGATCACCGAGCCCTATTGA
- a CDS encoding SDR family oxidoreductase, with the protein MKVAVVGAGGFVGQRVARRLAAMQEFTQIALLDQMAFPHPDDPRITQTMGDLADPVVRNQVLAGADKVIVLAAILGGAAEADYSLARKVNLDGTLDLFEHLRDQSAATRVVFASTIAVYAKPLPDPVTDATPTGPTMVYGAQKLMMEVALSNFAAKGWLDGVSLRPSGVMARDGADAALKTAFMSRLFWCVKRGEDIVLPVAPDSRTWLTSVDTVAGNFVHAAMLPEIGPVRAFTLPALSLTFGELVAALRRRFPDSPSRVRFDPDPETVALFGSYPQIITRTADQLGFARDADADTLVAQAMT; encoded by the coding sequence ATGAAAGTTGCAGTTGTCGGTGCCGGTGGATTCGTCGGGCAGCGTGTCGCCAGGCGATTGGCGGCCATGCAGGAATTCACCCAGATTGCGCTGCTGGACCAGATGGCATTCCCCCACCCCGATGATCCCAGAATCACCCAGACCATGGGCGATCTCGCTGACCCCGTTGTGCGCAACCAGGTTCTGGCGGGTGCCGACAAGGTGATTGTCCTCGCCGCGATTTTGGGTGGCGCGGCCGAAGCCGATTACTCGCTGGCCCGCAAGGTCAACCTCGACGGGACGCTGGATCTGTTCGAGCATCTGCGCGATCAGAGCGCCGCCACCCGCGTGGTCTTTGCCTCGACAATCGCAGTCTATGCCAAGCCGCTGCCCGATCCGGTTACCGATGCCACCCCCACCGGGCCAACCATGGTCTATGGCGCCCAGAAGCTGATGATGGAGGTCGCCCTGTCCAATTTCGCGGCCAAGGGCTGGCTCGACGGCGTGTCGTTGCGCCCATCCGGTGTCATGGCGCGCGATGGGGCGGATGCCGCCCTCAAGACGGCGTTCATGAGCCGCTTGTTCTGGTGCGTGAAGCGCGGCGAAGACATCGTGCTGCCTGTGGCACCCGACAGCCGCACCTGGCTGACCTCGGTCGATACAGTCGCCGGCAATTTCGTGCATGCCGCTATGCTGCCCGAGATCGGACCCGTACGTGCCTTCACCCTGCCGGCGCTGTCGCTGACCTTTGGCGAACTGGTCGCCGCGCTCAGGCGCCGCTTCCCCGACAGCCCGTCAAGGGTGCGGTTTGATCCCGATCCCGAAACCGTGGCGCTGTTCGGCAGCTACCCCCAGATCATCACCAGGACCGCCGACCAGCTGGGCTTTGCGCGCGATGCCGATGCCGACACGCTGGTCGCGCAAGCAATGACTTAA